CATTTGTAATTATAAATAGGAAAATAGAGAAAATAATTGGTGCTACTTGGTTTCTCGATATTTCAACACAACACAAACGACTTGAAATCGGATCAACTTGGATTCATCCCCATTATTGGCGTACAAATATCAATACGAATTGTAAATATTTATTATTAAAAAATTGTTTTGAAGAACTACATCTCAATCGAGTACAAATCAAAACAGGACATGAAAACATCCGCTCCCAAAAAGCGATAGAGAGGATTGGCGCAGTAAAAGAGGGAATTCTTCGAAATCATATGATACGAAAAGAAGGCCCCATCCGACATACCATCATGTACAGTGTCATTAAGGAAGAATGGACCAAAGTGAAAAAACATTTTGAAGAACATTTACTTTAAGGTGCCAGGCACCATCCAGAATATGGGTTGCTACTTTAAGGTGCCAGGCACCATCCAGAATATGGGTTGCGGAGCCCCCGTTTTTTTTAACCTTGTATAATCTACTTAACGTTGATAGATTAGTATGTAATGTATGGCTAGTTATTGTGAAGGATTATTATGAATGGAGGAAATGGAAGATGTCAAATTTACCAAATTGCCCGAAATGTCATTCCGAATACACCTATGAGGATAGGAGTCTTTTTGTCTGCCCAGAATGCGGTCATGAATGGACTTTAGAAATGGAAACAGAACATAGTGATGACCAGTTGATTGTCAAAGATGCAAATGGAAATGTCTTGAGTGATGGTGATACTGTCACAGTCATAAAAGACCTTAAAGTAAAAGGAAGTTCTTCTGTCTTAAAAATCGGTACAAAAGTGAAAAATATCCGATTAGTTGATGGAGACCATAATATTGATTGTAAAATTACTGGCTTTGGGCCGATGAAATTAAAATCTGAATTTGTTAAAAAGCTTTAGGCACCATCCTATTTATAAAAATTCTTCAAATGTATTAGGAGAAGTTAATAATATGTTTTATTAAAATAGCAGGACATTCTGATTTTTATCAATAAATAAGTAATGTCTCAGGTATCATCCATTTTTCGGATGGTACCTGAAGACATTTAATCATGATTGACTTCATCAAAAGAAAGATGAGTTACACTTGTATATTTCCCACGTTCAATTTCCTCGTCTGTTGCTTTTCTCTCCAATTCTTCATGATCATCCATTCCAGGAGCAACAGAAGGCCTAGATTCCCTTTTCTTCATCAATCAGATTCCCTCCTTTAATCTTCCTCCATAAGCTTTTGCAAAAGAGGGAATTTTTATTTACCGTATACTACCAGGTGCCAGGCCCCATCCATTTATTACCAATATAACTGGCGGGTATGACAATATTGTCACGTTTTTGGTTTCGTTTGTCATTTTAATCGAAGGAATTTACTAGTTGTTTATTCTAAATTAAAGATAGGGAAAAGAGAGAGGGGGAATAAAATGATGAAAATATTTAAAATAGCCATTGTAACCGTAGCGATAGCGGTCGTGATTTTGTTTTCATTAACATTTTTTGTGAAAAATGAGTTAGCGGACATGTTAAACCCTTTAGTTCCTCAAAAAGATGTTTTTGTCAAAATTGATGGATCTGGAGAAAAAGTCGATGTAGATACATTCGAATATACTTTAAAAGGGATAAATGAGGATGGGAAAGAAACTGAAGTTACTTTTACGGCAAGTAAACAATTACGTAATGAGGCATATTTAAAAATTGATACAAAAAGAAGTTATGTAAAGTCCTGGGAGGAGATTCAATTTAATGAGATACCAGCTACTGTCCGGGAACAGTTTAACTAGTTAACTGTGGTGTGAAAACATACAGAGATTAGGGAACCTGTCCAAATAAAAATAGCTGCTGACAAAATGTGTCAGTAGCTATTTTGGCATTGTAGACAATTAGCAAGATTTCTTTAATTGGGCATTAAATAAGTCAATTGCTCGAGTATTATTAATTCCTTTAATAAGTTCGAGTTCACTAATGAAAATTTTCTTCGCCTTCACTAGCATATGCTTTTCACTGGAATTAAGTTTCTTTTCTTCGCTTCTTGACATTAAATCATGGATTACTTCAGCAACATCATGAATTTCACCGTTCTGCATTTTCATAAGGTTTTTACGATGTCTTTGTTTCCATGGGAGTGAATCTTCTGTTTCCTCCGTTTGAAATTCTTGTAATACTTTTTTTAGTATAGGTCGATCCGAAACTGGACGAATTCCTATGTTGTCAACGTTATTAGTAGGAATCATGACCTGCATATTATCAATTAACATTTGAATGATGTAATATTGCTGGGTTTTACCCAAAATCTCCTTGTCCTCAATGGCCTTCACAACTCCTGCACCATGCATCGGATAGACAATTTTATCTCCAACTTGAAACAAATAATCACCCTC
The nucleotide sequence above comes from Oikeobacillus pervagus. Encoded proteins:
- a CDS encoding GNAT family N-acetyltransferase, producing MKKLENNIVRLLPLELEHVEGIYEAAQDQRIWEHMSVDLTDKSRVYQYVQDAEQKRRNGTDMAFVIINRKIEKIIGATWFLDISTQHKRLEIGSTWIHPHYWRTNINTNCKYLLLKNCFEELHLNRVQIKTGHENIRSQKAIERIGAVKEGILRNHMIRKEGPIRHTIMYSVIKEEWTKVKKHFEEHLL
- a CDS encoding zinc ribbon domain-containing protein YjdM, producing the protein MSNLPNCPKCHSEYTYEDRSLFVCPECGHEWTLEMETEHSDDQLIVKDANGNVLSDGDTVTVIKDLKVKGSSSVLKIGTKVKNIRLVDGDHNIDCKITGFGPMKLKSEFVKKL
- a CDS encoding YxeA family protein; translated protein: MMKIFKIAIVTVAIAVVILFSLTFFVKNELADMLNPLVPQKDVFVKIDGSGEKVDVDTFEYTLKGINEDGKETEVTFTASKQLRNEAYLKIDTKRSYVKSWEEIQFNEIPATVREQFN
- a CDS encoding CarD family transcriptional regulator, whose translation is MEGDYLFQVGDKIVYPMHGAGVVKAIEDKEILGKTQQYYIIQMLIDNMQVMIPTNNVDNIGIRPVSDRPILKKVLQEFQTEETEDSLPWKQRHRKNLMKMQNGEIHDVAEVIHDLMSRSEEKKLNSSEKHMLVKAKKIFISELELIKGINNTRAIDLFNAQLKKSC